From the genome of Xenorhabdus ishibashii:
AACCTTCCACTGCGAACCCGCGCACTTCAATGTCTTCAACGGCTTTACGGTAAATCGCATAGTTAACGCAATAGAGTTCTAAGTTGTTCCAGTCTGCTGGGCTGAGATCTTCCCGTTCGTTGAGGATTTTGGCTTTTGATTTCCATTGCTCGGCGGCAATCTCATTTAAATAAACGGGGGGTTTGGGTGCTCTTGCCATAATCTATTGTT
Proteins encoded in this window:
- a CDS encoding phage terminase small subunit P27 family, whose amino-acid sequence is MARAPKPPVYLNEIAAEQWKSKAKILNEREDLSPADWNNLELYCVNYAIYRKAVEDIEVRGFAVEGSRGAATSNPSLKAKADAEKIMIKMSSLLGFDPVSRRRNPVESDEPDDLDVLMA